One region of Chanodichthys erythropterus isolate Z2021 chromosome 24, ASM2448905v1, whole genome shotgun sequence genomic DNA includes:
- the LOC137014920 gene encoding intelectin-like isoform X1: MFFGILLSLALSLCFCDVQFMGAMFVETEASCIKITDTNSNQELQLLQGRIKYVARSCKEILDKYHVYEDGLYYLISPRGVLYQTFCDMTTAGGGWTLVASVHENNMYGKCTVGDRWSSDQGSNAKRPDGEGTWANRVTFGTAEAATSDDYKNPGYFEIAAQDVSVWHVPNNMVMENWSTASILRYHTENRFLTRHGGNLFNLFKKFPVSFGIGTCKINNGPAIPIVYDTGNVDSTKKLYGPNSRAIFEPGFVTFRVFNNEKAAMALCSGIKPTGCDTEHFCIGGGGHFPQAVPKQCGDFPSFDWHGYGTNTGWSASKQITEAAVLLFYR, from the exons atgttttttgggaTCCTTCTCAGTCTCGCACTGAGTTTATGCTTCTGTGATGTTCAATTCA TGGGAGCTATGTTTGTAGAAACAGAAGCATCATGTATTAAAATTACTGATACCAACAGCAACCAGGAGCTTCAATTACTTCAGGGCAGAATTAAATATGTTGCTCGAAGCTGCAAAGAAATTCTTGACAAATATCATGTTTATGAGG ATGGCCTGTACTATCTGATCTCACCAAGAGGGGTCCTTTACCAGACGTTTTGTGATATGACCACTGCGGGCGGCGGCTGGACGCTGGTGGCCAGCGTTCATGAAAACAACATGTATGGAAAGTGTACTGTTGGTGATCGCTGGTCTAGTGATCAGGGCAGCAACGCAAAACGGCCTGATGGTGAAGGAACATGGGCAAACAGAGTCACATTTGGAACTGCAGAGGCTGCTACAAGTGATGATTACAAG AATCCTGGATACTTTGAAATTGCGGCACAGGATGTGTCTGTGTGGCATGTTCCTAATAATATGGTGATGGAAAACTGGAGCACTGCCTCCATCCTGAGATACCACACTGAAAATCGCTTCTTAACTCGACACGGAGGAAACCTTTTCAATTTATTCAAG AAATTCCCTGTGAGCTTTGGAATCGGGACTTGCAAAATTAATAATGGACCTGCTATTCCAATAGTGTATGATACTGGAAATGTGGATTCTACCAAAAAACTGTATGGACCTAATTCAAGAG caatatTTGAGCCTGGATTCGTCACATTCAGAGTCTTCAATAATGAAAAGGCAGCCATGGCACTTTGTTCAGGCATTAAACCAACCGGTTGTGACACTGAACAT TTCTGTATTGGTGGAGGTGGACACTTTCCTCAGGCGGTCCCTAAACAGTGTGGGGACTTTCCGAGTTTCGACTGGCATGGCTATGGTACTAATACAGGATGGAGTGCTTCCAAACAGATAACTGAAGCAGCTGTACTTCTTTTTTATCGCTGA
- the LOC137014920 gene encoding intelectin-like isoform X2 produces MFFGILLSLALSLCFCDVQFTMFVETEASCIKITDTNSNQELQLLQGRIKYVARSCKEILDKYHVYEDGLYYLISPRGVLYQTFCDMTTAGGGWTLVASVHENNMYGKCTVGDRWSSDQGSNAKRPDGEGTWANRVTFGTAEAATSDDYKNPGYFEIAAQDVSVWHVPNNMVMENWSTASILRYHTENRFLTRHGGNLFNLFKKFPVSFGIGTCKINNGPAIPIVYDTGNVDSTKKLYGPNSRAIFEPGFVTFRVFNNEKAAMALCSGIKPTGCDTEHFCIGGGGHFPQAVPKQCGDFPSFDWHGYGTNTGWSASKQITEAAVLLFYR; encoded by the exons atgttttttgggaTCCTTCTCAGTCTCGCACTGAGTTTATGCTTCTGTGATGTTCAATTCA CTATGTTTGTAGAAACAGAAGCATCATGTATTAAAATTACTGATACCAACAGCAACCAGGAGCTTCAATTACTTCAGGGCAGAATTAAATATGTTGCTCGAAGCTGCAAAGAAATTCTTGACAAATATCATGTTTATGAGG ATGGCCTGTACTATCTGATCTCACCAAGAGGGGTCCTTTACCAGACGTTTTGTGATATGACCACTGCGGGCGGCGGCTGGACGCTGGTGGCCAGCGTTCATGAAAACAACATGTATGGAAAGTGTACTGTTGGTGATCGCTGGTCTAGTGATCAGGGCAGCAACGCAAAACGGCCTGATGGTGAAGGAACATGGGCAAACAGAGTCACATTTGGAACTGCAGAGGCTGCTACAAGTGATGATTACAAG AATCCTGGATACTTTGAAATTGCGGCACAGGATGTGTCTGTGTGGCATGTTCCTAATAATATGGTGATGGAAAACTGGAGCACTGCCTCCATCCTGAGATACCACACTGAAAATCGCTTCTTAACTCGACACGGAGGAAACCTTTTCAATTTATTCAAG AAATTCCCTGTGAGCTTTGGAATCGGGACTTGCAAAATTAATAATGGACCTGCTATTCCAATAGTGTATGATACTGGAAATGTGGATTCTACCAAAAAACTGTATGGACCTAATTCAAGAG caatatTTGAGCCTGGATTCGTCACATTCAGAGTCTTCAATAATGAAAAGGCAGCCATGGCACTTTGTTCAGGCATTAAACCAACCGGTTGTGACACTGAACAT TTCTGTATTGGTGGAGGTGGACACTTTCCTCAGGCGGTCCCTAAACAGTGTGGGGACTTTCCGAGTTTCGACTGGCATGGCTATGGTACTAATACAGGATGGAGTGCTTCCAAACAGATAACTGAAGCAGCTGTACTTCTTTTTTATCGCTGA